A region of Streptomyces sp. NBC_01788 DNA encodes the following proteins:
- a CDS encoding ABC transporter ATP-binding protein codes for MGADEQGVVTAAPPLSLREVFRRFWPYTRGRRGWLAPLLLLTTTGPLVDAAELWLFKIMVDEVLVPRDLHPFVWIAPTYVGLILLSGVFGFADDLTSAYVSERFLLSLRSDVFRHVQGLSLGFFERRRLGDVLSRITGDVESVETFLLSGVADVFYDLLQLGVFLGLLFYLSWDLTLLAIVIVPLFWGAARHFSRLTKQASRERTRRSGSLSAVAEESLGNVTLVQAYNRQDWEQRRFERENVGRFRAAMASTRIRAVYRPLVELIEVCGGLAVMGLGTWKLTQGQLTLGGLLVFLALIGKLYSPVRDLSRLGPAFYAASASAERIVELLDQRPQVREAPDARRIGRARGEVEFDGVSFRYPETSRWALSDVSFRVRPGETLALVGASGAGKSTVAKLQLRFYDPDRGAVRLDGTDLRELALTDVRESVAVVLQETLVLHGTVRENIAYGRPGATEAEIVEAARAADADEFIRLLPDGYDTVVGQRGRMLSGGQRQRLAIARAMIRDAPVLLLDEPTTGLDALSGRRIMDPLRRLMAGRSTVVISHNLLTVRDATRIVVLDQGRVTESGTHDELFARGGTYARLHRLHSAAAPTGPPPQGTVLS; via the coding sequence GTGGGGGCGGACGAGCAGGGCGTGGTCACGGCCGCCCCGCCGCTGTCCCTGCGTGAGGTGTTCCGGCGTTTCTGGCCCTACACCCGAGGACGCCGTGGCTGGCTCGCGCCGCTTCTCCTGCTCACCACGACGGGCCCCCTCGTCGACGCGGCCGAACTGTGGCTGTTCAAGATCATGGTGGACGAGGTGCTCGTCCCGCGGGACCTGCATCCCTTCGTCTGGATCGCGCCCACCTACGTGGGGCTGATCCTCCTCTCCGGCGTCTTCGGGTTCGCCGACGACTTGACCTCCGCGTACGTCAGCGAACGCTTCCTGCTCTCCCTGCGCTCCGACGTCTTCCGGCACGTCCAGGGGCTGTCGCTGGGATTCTTCGAACGGCGGCGGCTCGGGGACGTGCTGTCACGGATCACGGGGGACGTGGAATCCGTCGAGACGTTCCTGCTCTCCGGCGTGGCGGACGTCTTCTACGACCTGCTGCAACTGGGCGTCTTCCTCGGCCTGCTCTTCTATCTGAGCTGGGACCTCACGCTCCTCGCGATCGTCATCGTGCCGCTGTTCTGGGGCGCCGCCCGCCACTTCTCCCGGCTGACCAAGCAGGCGTCGCGGGAACGCACGCGCCGCAGCGGCTCGCTCAGCGCGGTGGCCGAGGAGTCGCTGGGCAACGTGACCCTGGTGCAGGCGTACAACCGGCAGGACTGGGAGCAGCGCCGCTTCGAGCGCGAGAACGTGGGCCGCTTCCGCGCCGCGATGGCCTCGACGCGCATCCGGGCCGTCTACCGGCCGCTGGTGGAGCTGATCGAGGTGTGCGGCGGCCTCGCCGTCATGGGACTCGGCACCTGGAAGCTCACCCAGGGACAGCTCACCCTGGGCGGGCTGCTGGTCTTCCTGGCGCTGATCGGCAAGCTCTACAGCCCGGTCCGCGACCTGTCCCGTCTCGGCCCCGCCTTCTACGCCGCCTCCGCCTCCGCCGAACGCATCGTGGAGCTGCTCGACCAGCGGCCCCAGGTCCGCGAGGCCCCGGACGCGCGGCGGATCGGCCGGGCCCGCGGCGAGGTCGAGTTCGACGGGGTGTCCTTCCGCTATCCCGAGACCTCCCGCTGGGCCCTGTCTGACGTGTCGTTCCGCGTCCGCCCCGGCGAGACCCTGGCCCTGGTGGGCGCGAGCGGGGCCGGGAAGTCCACGGTGGCCAAGCTGCAGCTGCGCTTCTACGACCCCGACCGGGGCGCCGTACGCCTCGACGGCACCGATCTGCGCGAGCTGGCCCTGACCGATGTGCGCGAGAGCGTCGCGGTGGTGCTCCAGGAGACGCTCGTCCTGCACGGCACGGTGCGGGAGAACATCGCCTACGGCCGGCCCGGCGCCACCGAAGCGGAGATCGTCGAGGCCGCCCGCGCCGCGGACGCCGACGAGTTCATCCGGCTGCTGCCGGACGGCTACGACACCGTGGTCGGACAGCGCGGCCGGATGCTGTCCGGCGGGCAGCGCCAGCGGCTCGCCATCGCCCGCGCGATGATCAGGGACGCGCCCGTGCTGCTGCTCGACGAGCCCACCACCGGCCTGGACGCCCTGTCGGGCCGCCGCATCATGGACCCGCTGCGCCGGCTCATGGCAGGCCGAAGCACCGTCGTCATCTCCCACAATCTGCTCACGGTCCGCGACGCCACCCGGATCGTGGTGCTCGACCAGGGCCGGGTCACCGAGTCCGGGACCCACGACGAGCTGTTCGCGCGCGGCGGCACGTACGCGCGGCTGCACCGGCTGCACAGCGCGGCCGCGCCCACGGGGCCGCCGCCGCAGGGCACGGTGCTGTCATGA
- a CDS encoding permease, giving the protein MQRSEERVEEAESADADGAAGDDAAAGWPRHWPLLLLGAAVVPGTVLYLGGQWMETPAMQAWRTVCLAVTVQALPFLLLGTALSGAINAFVPAAVFSRALPSRPVLAVPVAGVAGVVLPGCECASVPVANRLIGRGVTPAAAFAFLLSAPAINPVVLTATAVAFPGQPAMVAARLLASLGTALAMGWLWLWLGRAEWLRPVVRHSGHQTGGSRWREFRTGFQHDFLHAGGFLVVGAMAAATFNVAVPRSVLDAFSGSPWLSVLFLAGLAIVLAVCSEADAFVAASLTGFSPVARLAFMVVGPMVDMKLIALQAGTFGRAFAVRFSAATVVVAVVFSALIGGALL; this is encoded by the coding sequence ATGCAGAGATCAGAAGAGCGGGTCGAGGAGGCCGAGTCCGCCGACGCGGACGGAGCGGCGGGGGACGACGCCGCTGCCGGCTGGCCCCGTCACTGGCCGCTGCTGTTGCTGGGGGCGGCCGTCGTTCCCGGCACGGTGCTGTACCTCGGGGGCCAGTGGATGGAGACGCCGGCGATGCAGGCGTGGCGGACCGTCTGTCTTGCCGTGACCGTTCAGGCGCTGCCCTTCCTTCTGCTGGGTACGGCCCTTTCCGGTGCCATCAACGCGTTCGTGCCGGCGGCGGTGTTCAGCCGTGCGCTGCCGAGTCGGCCCGTGCTCGCCGTGCCGGTGGCCGGCGTCGCGGGAGTCGTCCTGCCGGGCTGTGAGTGCGCGTCGGTGCCGGTGGCGAACCGTCTGATCGGACGGGGTGTCACACCGGCAGCCGCGTTCGCGTTCCTGCTGTCGGCGCCCGCGATCAACCCCGTGGTGCTGACGGCCACCGCGGTGGCCTTCCCCGGGCAGCCGGCCATGGTCGCCGCCCGGCTGCTGGCCTCGCTGGGCACGGCGCTGGCCATGGGCTGGCTGTGGCTCTGGCTGGGGCGGGCCGAGTGGCTGCGGCCGGTCGTGCGGCACAGCGGGCACCAGACGGGTGGCAGCCGGTGGCGGGAGTTCCGGACCGGCTTCCAGCACGACTTCCTGCATGCGGGCGGCTTCCTGGTGGTGGGCGCGATGGCGGCGGCCACGTTCAATGTCGCGGTGCCCCGCTCCGTGCTGGACGCGTTCTCCGGTTCGCCCTGGCTGTCGGTGCTGTTCCTGGCCGGGCTGGCGATCGTGCTGGCGGTGTGTTCGGAGGCGGACGCGTTCGTGGCGGCCTCACTGACCGGGTTCTCGCCGGTCGCACGGCTGGCGTTCATGGTCGTCGGCCCGATGGTCGACATGAAGCTGATCGCCCTGCAGGCGGGGACCTTCGGCCGGGCCTTCGCGGTCCGGTTCTCCGCCGCCACGGTGGTCGTGGCGGTTGTGTTCAGCGCGCTGATCGGAGGAGCACTGCTGTGA
- a CDS encoding YeeE/YedE thiosulfate transporter family protein has translation MRTRGAILLANIITGLALGFTVSNIGFGDYAELNRMFTFQDLRMFLSFAGAVAIIVVAFALLRVRRTPGRIHAGVIPGAVLFGTGWAISGGCPAIPIIQVAGGYLPALVTIAGVAVGIWLCRWANARFFHLDRGSCGL, from the coding sequence ATGCGTACCCGCGGCGCGATCCTGCTGGCCAACATCATCACCGGGCTGGCCCTCGGCTTCACCGTCTCCAACATCGGCTTCGGCGACTACGCCGAGCTGAACCGCATGTTCACCTTCCAGGACCTGCGGATGTTCCTGTCCTTCGCGGGCGCCGTCGCGATCATCGTGGTCGCGTTCGCCCTGCTGCGGGTGCGCCGGACCCCCGGGCGCATCCACGCCGGTGTGATTCCCGGCGCGGTGCTGTTCGGCACGGGGTGGGCGATCTCGGGCGGCTGCCCGGCGATCCCGATCATCCAGGTCGCCGGCGGTTATCTCCCCGCCCTGGTGACCATCGCCGGTGTCGCCGTCGGCATCTGGCTGTGCCGCTGGGCCAACGCCCGGTTCTTCCACCTGGACCGCGGCTCCTGTGGGCTGTGA
- a CDS encoding S9 family peptidase, giving the protein MTESNGSDSPQQLDRRPLIEEMPDWEKRFRAPRVSLPDWAEDAPERSLFVSNATGTYELYAWDRTTGDQRQVTDRPNGTTDGVLSPDGRWIWWFDDKDGDEFGVWRRQPFEGGVDEAAVPGLGASYPAGLALGRDGRTAVVGRSTDEDGTTLHLARDGQVTEIYRHRESAGVGGLSHDGSLIALEHTEHGDAMHSALRVLRPDGTTVAELDDTKGGTVELGLDVLGFAPVDGDTRLLVGHQRRGRWEPLVWDVATGEEHDLALDLPGDVSAEWCPDGGGLLVVHGFEARSELFHYDLATRELTRVPTPPGTVSGATARPDGSVEYLWSSSAEPSAVRSTHGGVVLDPPGMKSPGSVPVEDVWVEGPGGRIHALVQRPAGATGPLPTVFDIHGGPTWHDSDSFAAGPAAWVDHGYAVVRVNYRGSTGYGRAWTDALKHRVGLIELEDIAAVREWAVGSGLADPARLILTGGSWGGYLTLLGLGTQPELWALGIAVVPVADYVTAYHDEMEALKAMDRTLLGGTPEEVPERFEASSPLTYVDRVAAPVYISAGVNDPRCPIRQIENYVKRLEAREVVHEVYRYDAGHGSLVVDERIKQIRLELDFAERYLPKEKQPKEKQK; this is encoded by the coding sequence ATGACTGAGAGCAACGGGTCCGACTCGCCGCAGCAGCTCGACCGGCGGCCACTCATCGAGGAGATGCCGGACTGGGAGAAGCGCTTCCGAGCGCCCCGGGTGTCCCTGCCCGACTGGGCGGAGGACGCGCCGGAGCGCTCCCTGTTCGTGTCGAACGCGACGGGGACGTACGAGCTGTACGCCTGGGACCGGACGACGGGTGACCAGCGGCAGGTCACCGATCGGCCGAACGGCACGACGGACGGTGTGCTCTCGCCGGACGGGCGCTGGATCTGGTGGTTCGACGACAAGGACGGCGACGAGTTCGGCGTCTGGCGGCGCCAGCCCTTCGAGGGCGGGGTCGACGAGGCCGCCGTGCCCGGCCTCGGCGCGTCGTATCCGGCGGGGCTCGCGCTCGGCCGGGACGGCCGCACGGCGGTCGTGGGGCGCTCCACGGACGAGGACGGCACGACCCTGCACCTGGCCCGCGACGGGCAGGTGACGGAGATCTACCGGCACCGCGAGTCGGCGGGTGTCGGCGGCCTCTCCCACGACGGCTCGCTGATCGCCCTGGAGCACACCGAGCACGGCGACGCGATGCACTCGGCGCTGCGCGTGCTGCGCCCGGACGGCACGACGGTCGCCGAGCTGGACGACACCAAGGGCGGGACGGTCGAGCTGGGCCTGGACGTCCTGGGCTTCGCCCCGGTCGACGGGGACACGCGGCTGCTGGTCGGCCACCAAAGACGCGGCCGCTGGGAGCCGCTGGTGTGGGACGTGGCGACGGGCGAGGAGCACGACCTGGCCCTCGACCTGCCCGGCGACGTGAGCGCCGAGTGGTGCCCGGACGGCGGGGGCCTGCTCGTGGTGCACGGCTTCGAGGCCCGCAGCGAACTGTTCCACTACGACCTGGCCACCCGCGAGCTGACGCGGGTACCCACCCCGCCCGGCACGGTCTCCGGAGCGACCGCCCGCCCGGACGGCAGCGTGGAGTACCTGTGGTCCTCGTCGGCCGAGCCCTCCGCGGTCCGCTCGACGCACGGCGGGGTGGTCCTCGACCCGCCCGGCATGAAGTCCCCGGGGTCGGTGCCGGTGGAGGACGTGTGGGTGGAGGGCCCCGGCGGCCGTATCCACGCCCTGGTCCAGAGGCCCGCGGGCGCGACCGGACCGCTCCCCACGGTCTTCGACATCCACGGCGGCCCCACGTGGCACGACAGCGACTCCTTCGCCGCGGGCCCGGCCGCCTGGGTCGACCACGGATACGCGGTGGTCCGGGTCAACTACCGCGGCTCGACGGGCTACGGCCGGGCGTGGACCGACGCGCTCAAGCACCGGGTGGGCCTGATCGAGCTGGAGGACATCGCGGCGGTCCGCGAGTGGGCCGTCGGCTCGGGACTGGCCGACCCGGCCCGCCTGATCCTCACCGGCGGCTCCTGGGGCGGCTATCTCACCCTGCTCGGTCTCGGCACCCAGCCCGAGCTGTGGGCGCTGGGTATCGCGGTGGTCCCGGTCGCCGACTACGTCACGGCGTACCACGACGAGATGGAAGCCCTGAAGGCCATGGACCGCACGCTGCTCGGCGGCACCCCGGAGGAGGTGCCGGAGCGCTTCGAGGCCTCCTCGCCGCTGACGTACGTCGACCGGGTCGCGGCGCCGGTCTACATCTCCGCCGGGGTCAACGACCCGCGCTGCCCGATCCGTCAGATCGAGAATTACGTCAAGCGCCTGGAGGCGCGCGAGGTAGTCCACGAGGTGTACCGCTACGACGCCGGCCACGGCTCCCTGGTCGTCGACGAACGCATCAAGCAGATCCGCCTGGAACTGGACTTCGCGGAGCGGTATCTGCCGAAGGAGAAGCAGCCGAAGGAGAAGCAGAAGTAG
- a CDS encoding TIGR03943 family putative permease subunit, with product MRRPLQMTLLVLSGVGLLRVSLFTDLYLRYVNEGMRALLIASGALLVLLGVADAVSYARRREDDEDTYRDDHDGHGHHHSGAPRASWLLFLPALSLLFYAPPALGAYTASRQPPKAITHEDDFDPLPATSPLPMTLSDFTRRVQQDRTRAIEGRTVRLTGFVTSGKQGDGWTLTRIVISCCAADAQSVKVRIHGTPAPPADSWVAVTGTWHPGGTLGTSSAPAALDARSVEKTDKPANAYTDALPLTPPR from the coding sequence GTGAGACGCCCGCTCCAGATGACCTTGCTCGTCCTCAGCGGCGTCGGCCTGCTGCGCGTGTCCCTGTTCACCGACCTGTACCTGCGGTACGTCAACGAGGGGATGCGCGCGCTGCTCATCGCCTCCGGCGCCCTGCTGGTGCTGCTCGGCGTGGCGGACGCGGTGTCGTACGCGCGACGGCGCGAGGACGACGAAGACACCTACCGCGACGACCACGACGGTCACGGGCACCACCACTCCGGCGCACCCCGTGCCTCGTGGCTGTTGTTCCTCCCGGCGCTGAGCCTGCTGTTCTACGCTCCGCCCGCCCTCGGCGCCTACACCGCCTCCCGCCAGCCGCCCAAGGCCATCACGCACGAGGACGACTTCGACCCGCTGCCCGCGACCTCGCCGCTTCCGATGACGCTCTCGGACTTCACCCGCCGTGTGCAGCAGGACCGCACGCGGGCCATCGAGGGGCGTACGGTCCGGTTGACTGGTTTCGTCACCTCCGGCAAACAGGGCGACGGCTGGACCCTGACCCGGATCGTCATCTCCTGCTGTGCGGCGGACGCCCAGTCCGTGAAGGTACGGATCCACGGCACCCCGGCCCCGCCGGCCGACAGCTGGGTGGCCGTCACGGGCACCTGGCACCCCGGTGGAACGCTGGGCACGAGCTCCGCGCCCGCCGCGCTCGACGCCCGCTCCGTGGAGAAGACCGACAAGCCGGCGAACGCGTACACCGACGCCCTGCCGCTCACTCCCCCGAGGTGA
- a CDS encoding NAD-binding protein — protein sequence MVVCGDDGLAHRLAAELRGVYGEHVTLVVPPSERTVRPPVVGRTRTASALLDRVDRVVSAAVSRAGVGAGGAANGNGNGTGGQPAGPDRLLEAAELTEAVLADAGVERAAALALVYDDDETNIRAALTARRLNPRLRLVVRLYNRRLGQHIEELLDQAAALAVDGGDAAAGTYASTTVLSDADTAAPALAASAVVGTSKVVQTDGLLLRAVERPPPAPGQVADPGLCTLALLSATSSDPAGADGSEDSGDQRPQLLPDEAAVEAATGRGTVVLEQVSYGAGQPLSARRVVAAAVPPLTSLFSRRLRWTVAGLLACVFALAVALWVVAGVHPLGAVYLTLLDLFAIDDPALGEPVGRQLLQLLTGLVGVLLLPVVLAAVLEALGTFRSASALRRPPRGLGGHVVLLGLGKIGTRVLTRLRELRIPVVCVESDPEARGVATARRLRVPVVLGDVTQEGVLEAAKIHRAHALLAVTSADTTNLEAVLYARSVRPDLRVVLRLYDDDFATAVYRTLRAAHPHALTRSRSVTHLAAPAFAGAMFGRQILGAIPVERRVLLFASVDVGGHPQLEGRTLAEAFRPGYWRVLALDVGMTADARREPAAPEAAAEHPDRASGLVWNLPGTYVLRGQDRVVLAATRRGLAELLGRGPRGRTGTQGT from the coding sequence ATGGTGGTGTGCGGGGACGACGGGCTCGCGCACCGGCTGGCCGCCGAGTTGCGGGGGGTGTACGGCGAGCACGTGACACTGGTCGTACCGCCCTCCGAGCGCACGGTACGGCCGCCGGTGGTGGGCCGGACCCGTACGGCGTCGGCGCTGCTCGACCGGGTGGACCGGGTGGTGAGCGCGGCCGTGAGCCGGGCCGGAGTGGGCGCCGGCGGCGCGGCCAATGGCAACGGCAACGGCACGGGCGGTCAACCGGCAGGCCCGGACCGGCTGCTGGAGGCCGCCGAACTGACCGAGGCCGTGCTCGCGGACGCGGGCGTGGAGCGGGCGGCGGCACTGGCCCTGGTGTACGACGACGACGAGACCAACATCCGCGCCGCCCTGACCGCCCGCCGTCTCAACCCGCGGCTGCGGCTCGTGGTGCGCCTGTACAACCGGCGGCTGGGCCAGCACATCGAGGAACTCCTCGACCAGGCCGCCGCGCTGGCGGTCGACGGCGGCGACGCGGCGGCGGGCACCTACGCGTCCACGACCGTGCTGTCCGACGCGGACACCGCCGCGCCCGCGCTGGCCGCCAGTGCCGTCGTGGGCACCAGCAAGGTCGTCCAGACCGACGGACTGCTGCTGCGCGCGGTGGAGCGGCCGCCGCCCGCGCCGGGACAGGTCGCCGATCCCGGGCTGTGCACCCTGGCCCTGCTGTCCGCGACGAGCAGCGACCCGGCCGGAGCGGACGGTTCCGAGGACAGCGGCGACCAGCGGCCGCAGCTGCTCCCGGACGAGGCGGCGGTGGAGGCGGCCACCGGGCGCGGGACCGTGGTGCTGGAGCAGGTCTCGTACGGCGCCGGCCAGCCGCTGTCCGCCCGGCGCGTGGTGGCGGCGGCCGTGCCTCCGCTGACGTCGCTGTTCTCACGGCGGCTGCGGTGGACGGTGGCGGGCCTGCTGGCGTGCGTGTTCGCGCTCGCGGTGGCGCTGTGGGTGGTGGCCGGGGTCCATCCGCTGGGCGCGGTGTACCTGACGCTGCTCGACCTGTTCGCCATCGACGACCCGGCGCTCGGCGAACCGGTCGGACGGCAGCTCCTGCAACTGCTGACCGGGCTGGTGGGCGTGCTGCTGCTGCCGGTGGTGCTGGCGGCGGTGCTCGAGGCGCTGGGCACGTTCCGGTCGGCGTCCGCGCTGCGCAGGCCGCCGCGGGGGCTCGGCGGGCACGTCGTCCTGCTGGGACTCGGCAAGATCGGCACCCGGGTGCTGACGCGGCTGCGGGAACTGCGGATTCCCGTGGTGTGCGTGGAGTCGGACCCGGAGGCGCGCGGTGTGGCCACGGCACGGCGGCTGCGGGTGCCGGTGGTGCTCGGGGACGTCACGCAGGAGGGCGTGCTGGAGGCCGCGAAGATCCACCGCGCGCACGCGCTGCTCGCCGTGACCAGCGCGGACACGACGAACCTGGAGGCCGTGCTGTACGCGCGGTCCGTGCGCCCCGACCTGCGGGTGGTGCTGCGCCTGTACGACGACGACTTCGCCACCGCGGTGTACCGCACTCTGCGGGCCGCGCACCCGCACGCCCTGACCCGCAGCCGGAGCGTGACGCACCTGGCGGCGCCCGCGTTCGCCGGCGCGATGTTCGGCCGGCAGATCCTGGGGGCCATCCCGGTGGAGCGGCGGGTGCTGCTGTTCGCGTCCGTGGACGTGGGCGGGCATCCGCAGCTCGAGGGCAGGACGCTCGCGGAGGCCTTCCGCCCCGGGTACTGGCGGGTGCTGGCGCTGGACGTGGGGATGACCGCGGACGCCCGGCGGGAGCCGGCGGCACCGGAGGCGGCGGCCGAGCACCCGGACCGGGCCTCGGGCCTGGTGTGGAACCTGCCCGGCACCTACGTCCTGCGCGGGCAGGACCGGGTGGTGCTCGCGGCGACCCGGCGCGGGCTGGCGGAGCTGCTGGGCCGCGGGCCGCGGGGGCGGACGGGAACACAAGGGACGTAG
- a CDS encoding RNA polymerase sigma factor encodes MSRFWFPVGRLPDEALLSGLATGDPELAVSFVRRFQHRVFGVAVAVTGDPQLAEDIAQQTFERAWRHAQIYDSRRGSVTTWLTTIAHNLAIDAVRSRRQEPVAPEDLDAILDVVSDTPERHALADEASSRLRAAVAELPREQGRALVMAGIYGMTAQQIADWEHIPLGTAKTRVRAAMGKLRTTLASFQRGDHGQ; translated from the coding sequence GTGTCGAGATTCTGGTTCCCCGTGGGCCGGCTCCCGGACGAGGCTCTGCTGTCCGGGCTCGCCACGGGTGATCCGGAACTCGCGGTCAGCTTCGTAAGGAGGTTCCAGCACCGGGTCTTCGGTGTCGCCGTCGCGGTCACCGGGGATCCGCAACTGGCGGAGGACATCGCACAACAGACATTCGAGCGGGCGTGGCGGCACGCGCAGATCTACGACTCGCGCCGTGGGTCGGTCACGACCTGGCTGACCACCATCGCCCACAACCTCGCCATCGACGCCGTACGGTCGCGGCGTCAGGAGCCGGTGGCGCCGGAGGACCTCGACGCGATCCTGGACGTCGTCAGCGACACCCCCGAGCGGCACGCACTGGCCGACGAGGCGTCGTCCCGGCTGCGGGCCGCCGTGGCCGAGCTGCCGCGCGAACAGGGCCGTGCCCTGGTGATGGCCGGCATCTACGGCATGACCGCCCAGCAGATCGCCGACTGGGAGCACATTCCGCTGGGCACCGCCAAGACACGGGTCAGGGCGGCGATGGGGAAGCTGCGCACCACCCTCGCCTCCTTCCAGCGAGGCGACCATGGCCAGTGA
- a CDS encoding DUF397 domain-containing protein, with translation MEVADAFPGIVPVRDSKVPDGPPLAFGAGSWASFIGELKSGTTASN, from the coding sequence GTGGAGGTGGCCGACGCGTTCCCCGGCATCGTCCCCGTTCGTGACAGCAAGGTCCCGGACGGTCCCCCGCTGGCCTTCGGCGCCGGCTCCTGGGCCTCGTTCATAGGCGAGTTGAAGTCCGGCACCACCGCATCGAACTGA
- a CDS encoding YeeE/YedE family protein has product MNYWPWWAGAVGLALVTVNYTLTTDRSFGVSSAWDRVLHWRSERRLEKMDDEFADDQALAEALAAATAEHFGTLPGAPASAQPPYGDPQPPAPGPGVEPVTSQRPAPLVTQAALLVSIFLGGLIASLVSGRFKIRHDMGPAFRDLVTSDPVTMVVVLFLGGVLVGFGTRLAGGCSSGHGLSGCGRLRPVSIVATAVFFGTAVGVSFLLWKVI; this is encoded by the coding sequence ATGAACTACTGGCCCTGGTGGGCGGGCGCGGTCGGGCTCGCCCTGGTCACCGTCAACTACACCCTCACCACCGACCGGTCCTTCGGGGTGTCGTCCGCCTGGGACCGCGTGCTGCACTGGCGCAGCGAACGCCGTCTGGAGAAGATGGACGACGAGTTCGCCGACGACCAGGCGCTCGCCGAAGCCCTCGCCGCGGCCACCGCGGAGCACTTCGGAACGCTGCCCGGCGCGCCGGCCTCGGCCCAGCCTCCGTACGGGGACCCACAGCCGCCCGCGCCCGGCCCCGGCGTCGAACCGGTCACCAGTCAGCGCCCCGCCCCTCTCGTCACCCAGGCCGCCCTGCTGGTGTCGATCTTCCTGGGCGGCCTGATCGCCTCGCTGGTGTCCGGACGGTTCAAGATCCGCCACGACATGGGCCCGGCGTTCCGGGACCTGGTCACCTCCGATCCGGTCACCATGGTCGTCGTGCTCTTCCTGGGCGGGGTGCTGGTCGGCTTCGGCACCCGGCTGGCCGGCGGGTGCAGCTCCGGCCACGGGCTGAGCGGCTGCGGCCGGTTGCGCCCGGTCAGCATCGTCGCGACCGCCGTGTTCTTCGGCACCGCCGTCGGTGTGTCGTTCCTCCTGTGGAAGGTGATCTGA
- a CDS encoding serine/threonine-protein kinase, with protein MTAATRTAVEPPLPAGTRPVPGYEILGHLDRTGWLDLYDSWSEERTCRCVIKVLRPDLRGHPGLGARLLREGGWLRDFTHPHLARAYETFTEPEPLVVMETLTGETLAHLLGRLRRRPGATDVALLGVQLCSAVHYLHGRGLLHLDLKPANIVVDRGHVKVLDLSVARPPGYAPRGTGTLYYRSPEQARGGPLSAAADVWGIGVTLYETACGDVPFPEGEEDGSEDSAGGVRCPLLEEAAPPVASRRRLPRTLAGVVDACLSLDPANRPALPGLAEALGTVLPSP; from the coding sequence ATGACCGCCGCCACGCGGACGGCCGTGGAGCCGCCGCTGCCCGCGGGCACCCGCCCGGTCCCCGGCTACGAGATCCTCGGGCACCTGGACCGCACGGGCTGGCTGGACCTGTACGACTCCTGGAGCGAGGAACGGACCTGCCGCTGCGTCATCAAGGTGCTGCGCCCCGATCTGCGTGGCCACCCGGGGCTGGGCGCCAGGCTGCTGCGGGAGGGCGGGTGGCTGCGCGACTTCACCCACCCGCACCTGGCCCGCGCGTACGAGACGTTCACGGAGCCCGAGCCGCTCGTCGTCATGGAGACGCTGACCGGGGAGACGCTCGCGCATCTCCTCGGCCGGCTGCGGCGCCGGCCGGGCGCCACCGACGTGGCGCTTCTCGGGGTGCAGCTGTGCTCCGCGGTGCACTACCTGCACGGACGGGGGCTGCTCCACCTGGACCTCAAGCCGGCCAACATCGTCGTGGACCGCGGACACGTCAAAGTGCTCGACCTCAGCGTGGCCCGGCCTCCCGGGTACGCGCCGCGCGGGACGGGCACGCTGTACTACCGCTCGCCGGAGCAGGCGCGCGGCGGGCCGCTGTCGGCCGCGGCCGATGTGTGGGGCATCGGCGTCACGCTGTACGAGACGGCCTGCGGTGACGTGCCCTTCCCCGAGGGCGAGGAGGACGGGAGCGAGGACAGCGCGGGCGGCGTCCGGTGCCCGCTCCTCGAGGAGGCCGCCCCGCCGGTCGCGTCGCGCCGCCGACTGCCGCGCACGCTCGCCGGGGTCGTCGACGCCTGTCTGAGCCTGGACCCGGCGAACCGCCCCGCGCTCCCCGGACTGGCCGAGGCCCTGGGCACCGTGCTCCCGAGTCCGTGA